A window of Fragaria vesca subsp. vesca linkage group LG7, FraVesHawaii_1.0, whole genome shotgun sequence contains these coding sequences:
- the LOC101295367 gene encoding uncharacterized protein LOC101295367: protein MGFSPGGGGNGSANNNNNDNSTSHHNNINNNTSSGGCCNMSLKCRLCKWRCLMSSGFVFFFGCCVLFGSVATFYVWFAFTPYYYARGTTPSALGCQEDNEGSWSVGVFFGDSPFHLKPIEAMNVWRNKSAAWPVANPVVTCASLSESGFPSNFVADPFLYVQGDTLYMFYETKNSITMQGDIGVSKSSDKGATWQQLGIALDEEWHLSYPYVFPYLGQIYMMPESSMNGEVRLYQALSFPMQWTLEKVILKKPLVDSFLINYDGAYWLFGSDHSGFGTTKNGQLEIWYSSSPLGPWKPHKKNPIYNGDRSVGARNGGRPFFYNGNLYRFGQDCAETYGKRVRTFKVEVLTKDEYKEVEVPLGLPAPTKGRNAWNGVRFHHLDVQQLNTGGWIAVMDGDRVPSGDSVHRFIVGTASVAVVAILVISLGVLLGAVKCMIPLSWCTHNSGKRSDVFLACERSYFCSSKLRRFCSRLNRSVSFLRGRIKPNTCAGRLVLAIYLAFGVAAMCTGVKYIYGGSGAEEAYPIKGHYSQFTLLTMTYDARLWNLKMYVKHYSRCSSVREIVVVWNKGIPPEVSDFDSAVPVRIRVEKQNSLNNRFRLDSLIKTRAVLELDDDIMMTCNDIERGFRIWREHPDRIVGFYPRLIDGSPLKYRGEKYARSHKGYNMILTGAAFLESQVAFERYWSEEASQGRDLVDKFFNCEDVLMNYLYANASSSQNVEYVRPAWAIDTSKLSGAAISRNTQVHYNKRSNCLVKFSEMYGTLAGRKWEFDGRKDGWDV from the exons ATGGGTTTCAGCCCCGGCGGCGGCGGCAATGGTTCGGCTAATAACAACAACAACGACAACAGTACTAGTCATCATAACAATATTAATAATAATACTAGTAGTGGGGGGTGCTGCAACATGAGCCTCAAGTGTAGACTGTGTAAATGGAGATGCCTGATGTCTTCGGGGTTTGTGTTCTTTTTCGGGTGTTGCGTGCTGTTCGGATCAGTCGCCACTTTTTATGTCTGGTTCGCTTTCACGCCTTATTATTACGCTCGGGGCACTACGCCCTCTGCGCTTGGGTGTCAGGAAGACAATGAAGGCTCTTGGTCTGTTGGTGTTTTCTTCGGTGACTCTCCCTTTCACCTCAAGCCCATAGAAGCT ATGAATGTATGGAGAAACAAGAGTGCCGCTTGGCCAGTGGCAAACCCTGTTGTGACTTGTGCTTCACTTTCTGAGTCTGGTTTCCCGAGCAATTTTGTTGCTGATCCTTTCCTTTATGTCCAG GGTGATACTTTGTACATGTTCTATGAAACCAAAAATTCTATTACTATGCAAGGAGATATTGGTGTTTCAAAAAGTTCCGATAAAGGAGCAACATGGCAGCAATTAGGCATTGCCTTGGATGAAGAGTGGCACCTCTCTTATCCATATGTCTTCCCCTACCTTGGCCAA ATATATATGATGCCCGAGAGCAGCATGAATGGCGAAGTTCGTCTGTATCAAGCCCTCAGTTTTCCCATGCAATGGACTCTAGAAAAGGTGATCTTGAAAAAGCCTCTTGTTGACTCATTCCTTATCAATTATGATGGAGCCTATTGGCTTTTCGGTTCAGATCACAGTGGATTTGGCACCACAAAGAATGGACAGTTGGAAATCTGGTACAGTAGCTCGCCTTTGGGTCCTTGGAAGCCACACAAGAAGAACCCTATATATAATGGTGACAGGAGTGTTGGGGCTCGAAATGGAGGCAGACCATTTTTCTACAATGGGAATCTCTATCGCTTTGGTCAAGACTGTGCTGAAACGTATGGTAAACGTGTGCGCACCTTTAAGGTGGAAGTTCTTACGAAAGATGAATATAAGGAAGTTGAAGTCCCGTTGGGCCTACCAGCACCAACTAAGGGTCGCAATGCTTGGAATGGTGTTCGCTTCCATCATCTCGATGTGCAACAACTAAATACCGGGGGTTGGATTGCAGTAATGGATGGAGACCGTGTACCTTCTGGAGATTCTGTACATAGGTTTATTGTTGGTACTGCCTCAGTTGCCGTTGTCGCTATACTTGTTATATCACTAGGTGTACTGCTTGGAGCTGTGAAGTGCATGATTCCCCTTAGTTGGTGCACTCACAACTCAGGTAAGAGAAGTGATGTATTCTTGGCTTGTGAAAGGTCATATTTTTGTTCGTCCAAACTGAGACGTTTTTGCAGCCGCTTGAACAGATCAGTTTCTTTCCTGAGAGGTAGGATTAAGCCTAATACCTGTGCTGGAAGACTAGTTCTTGCTATATATTTGGCATTTGGAGTGGCAGCTATGTGCACAGGGGTTAAATATATCTATGGCGGCAGTGGTGCAGAAGAAGCTTACCCAATAAAAGGTCACTACTCACAGTTCACATTATTAACAATGACTTATGATGCCCGTCTTTGGAATTTGAAAATGTATGTGAAACACTATTCTAGATGTTCATCAGTAAGAGAAATTGTTGTGGTGTGGAACAAGGGAATACCTCCTGAAGTGAGTGATTTTGATTCAGCAGTGCCCGTGAGGATCAGAGTAGAGAAACAGAATTCCCTGAATAACCGGTTCAGGTTGGACTCTTTGATAAAGACTCGAGCTGTTCTGGAGCTTGATGACGACATTATGATGACTTGCAATGATATTGAGAGAGGATTCCGGATATGGCGTGAACACCCGGATCGTATTGTGGGTTTCTACCCCCGGCTAATTGATGGAAGCCCATTGAAGTACAGAGGTGAGAAATATGCTCGGAGTCATAAAGGCTATAATATGATTCTCACAGGAGCGGCTTTCCTTGAAAGCCAAGTTGCCTTTGAGAGGTATTGGAGTGAAGAAGCTAGCCAAGGGAGGGACTTAGTGGACAAGTTTTTCAACTGTGAGGACGTGCTTATGAATTACTTGTATGCAAATGCTAGCTCATCTCAGAATGTGGAGTATGTGAGGCCAGCATGGGCAATAGATACTTCAAAATTATCTGGTGCTGCTATTAGCCGAAATACACAAGTTCACTACAACAAGAGGAGCAACTGCCTGGTGAAGTTTTCTGAGATGTATGGAACTTTGGCTGGGCGCAAGTGGGAATTTGATGGGCGGAAGGATGGGTGGGATGTATAG